Part of the uncultured Anaeromusa sp. genome is shown below.
AAAGCGGCGCGTGGTGATAATAAATCATCGCTATTGGTGTCTGACATGTAGATGCTCCTTTACTTATGCTGATTCAATCAATATAGATTAGTGCAGTCTATCCCGTCTTTTGATTTCGGCGTAGCTTAGTCAGTTCCTGCAGGCATAGCAAAAAAGTCATCATTTCGACACAATGCGGCGAAAGTCTGCTAAAGCAGAGGCTCTCTGGCAGGGTTCATGCTATAATGAAATGGAAAAGAAAGCGTAAGCGGTACACCACACAGTGCTTGATTTTGCAGGCGTGCATGCGGAAATGAGGCGATAGCTGCCATGTGGTTGAAAGTGCAAGGAGACGTGGAGGCGGTTATGAAGCAAGCCCGAAAAATTCTTGAAGCTCTGACCCAGGAAGGTTGGCAAGCCTATATGGTAGGCGGTGCAGTGCGGGATTTGTTCCTCGGCGTTAACCATATTGATGTTGATATCTGCACGAATGCCAAGCCGGACGATATTCGCGCTATGGCTATCAGGCGGGGCTGGAAGACCAGCGACGTGGGAGCGAGATTTGGCAGTGTGCTGGTTGTAATAGCAGGCATTCCTTATGATGTTACCACTTTCCGCCGGGAAGAATATGGCGAAGACAGCCACAGGCCGAAAAAAGTGGAGTGGGGCGACTCCTTGTTGGAAGACTTAAGCCGCCGGGACTTTACGATTAATACCTTATGCCTGGATGTGAACGGCGATTTATATGATCCTTTTGGCGGTTTGAGCGATTTGCGTTTAGGACGTATTCGGGCTGTAGGCGAGGCTACGGTTCGTTTTGCCGAAGATGGTTTGCGCATGTTTCGAGCCGCCCGATTTATGGCGCAGTTGGGTTTTTCTTTAGATACGGACATTTTCCCGGCCATTGTAGCCAACCGAGAGCGGGTGAGGGGGTTATCGGTGGAACGGGTGCGCAATGAATTGGAGAAGACTCTCCTGGCTAGGCATGCAGCGAAGGGAATTCATGTTTTGCGCATGACCGGGCTGCTTGCCGAAACTTGTCGGGCAAAAGACGAGGGCGTGGCGCAGAACGTGCCTATTTTGCCGGAACTTATGCATCTATATCAACTGCCGCAAAATCCGAAGCATCATCGTTTGAATGCATGGCGTCATGTATTGGATACAGTGGAACGGATTGAGCCGCAATTGGCGTTGCGTTGGGCGGCGCTGCTTCATGATGTGGCGAAGGGATTGCCAGGAGTGCGGGGGGTAAACGCGCAGGGCGAGTGGACGGACCATCGTCATGACGTGGTAGGCACGGAACTTGCAGAAAATATACTTAGCCGCCTGCGTGTAGACCCGCAAGTGGCTAAACGTGCAGTGTGGCTGGTTAGAAACCATATGCACGCGCCGGATTTGTCGCGTAAATCCGTGGTGCGCTGGCTGCGCAAACGCGCGGTCGCGTTCCGTGACGTAGAGGAGTTACGGCAAGCAGTAATGCAGCTTTTTGCTTTATATTGGGCGGATGCGACAGCGACGCGTACGAAGCCGAACGATTCGTTAGAGCAGTTGTTGCAGAAGGTGGAGCCCATTTTGCAACAGACGCCCTTTTTTGTCTCGCAGCTGGCCATTTCCGGCGGCGACATTGCGGCGAAGTTGGGCAGAGGGCCGCAAGTTGGGGCGTTTCAGAAAAATTTGCTGCAGCGCATTCAAAGCGGAATGCTAAAAAATGAAGCAGACGTTTTGCGGCAGGCCTTGTTGTTGCGCAAGGAACGGCAAAAGCAATTGCAGTGACCTCCAGAGATTGCTATAATATAAGAATGAGATTTGCCAAAGAACAAAGACAGTGATGTTTAGGTTTAGGAAGGACAGGTGCGAAGCATGGAGACAGCCTGGCTGCAGGACGGAGTCGCCTTTTTTCAAACATATGGTTTATGGGGGCTGCTGGCCGTGGCATTCCTGGAGTCTTTTATTTCTCCCATTTTACCGGATTTACTGCTGATCCCCATGGCGCTGGCTAATCCAGAACAAGCGATCTGGTATGCCGTCTGGACGACCCTTACTTCGGTTTTGGGCGGTTTTATCGGCTATTACGGCGGCCATCGCTTTGGTGAACCCGCATTGCGGCGTATTGTTCCAGAGCGGCATTTAGAGACAATCCGCTGTTGGATGGAAAAGTATGGCGCCTTGGCGGTGTTTTTGGCGGCTATGTCGCCGATTCCTTATAAGTTTGTTTCCATTAGCGCTGGCGCTTTTCGTGTAAATTTGGGCCTTTTCTTTGTCTTTTCTTTTTTGGGACGCGCGAAACGGTTTTTGGTGGAGGGGCTGTTGATTTACTATTATGGATCCCAAGCGTTGGCCATGTTTGAAAAGTATAAGACCGAAGCAATTATCGGCTTTGTACTTGTAAGCGTTTTGATGGTCCTTGGAGTCTACCTATTTCGCCGGCATAAAATGCAGGCTCGTGTGGCAGTATCAGCAGAAGCTAGGAGGCAGGAACTATGAAGATAGAAGCAGAGGAAAACGCGCTGCAGGGGCGTGAATTGGATGAGGCGGCAGCAGTGGCTAGCGGCGCCTATTGCTGGGTTACGCATACCTTGCAGTTTAGTGCGGAAATGGCGGTAAAATGGCTGATGGCGAAAGAAACGCTGGCTGCCTTTAAGGGCATGTATCGTCCCATGCGCGAAGAAGAATGGGACGATCTAAAGCACCGCCAAGACTATGCGGAAGAAGTGCCTTGCTTTTCCACTGACGAGGCGGCTGCAGAGAAATTGTACGCTCTTTTGCAGCAACAAGGGCGGCAGATAGAAAGAAAGAACATGCCTGCGGGCGTGGCTGCTGTTTGCGGGGAAGCAGAAGCGGTTGCTGCTGCTTGGCCGGAAGCGCTGACTCGCTTAACGTTGCTTTTAAAAAGTTGCTGATTAATTTAATAAGGGAATATTGACGCAATTCAAGTCTTTTGCTAATGTTTAAATGAAAGAGTTGGACAAGCAGGGCTGTTTAATGACGGTTCGGCTTGAAAGACTACCTTCCTTGCTTGGGCGTTTTTAAGACGAACCAATGAGGAAGAGGCGGCGCAAGGCAGCTGTTTTGGCAGGTTAACCTGTTCTTAGTGACGTGTTGTGCAGCACCTGAGCCAGGCAGGACTGCAACTGAGACGTTAGCATGGCTGCGCGGGGTCGCGAAAAAAGCATTCGCAGAAGATGAGGTTCTGCGAATGCTTTTTTTTAGCAAGGGAGAAGGAAAGGACAGGGGGGCCAAAAATGGACGTCAGCGCAACAAAATTGGATGCGAAAATGCTCGACTCGATCGTGAAACGAACGGTAGAAGCGATTGAGGAAAGCAAAAGCGAGATATATGATGTGTATGAAGCCGCTTGCGGCGAGGTGGAAAAGCTGCGCCGGGATTTGCTGCGCCTGAAAGAAGAGGCGGCAACTACCATTGATCGCGTAGACAAGCTGGAAATCAAGGAGAAGCAAGCTCGCATTAACTTGATGGAGGTAAGCAAATGCTTTCGTCAGTTTAGTGAAGAGGACGTTCGCAAAGCCTATGATATGGCGCGAGATTTACAGGTGGAGCTGGCGGTAGCCAGAGAATGCGAGCTGAATCTGCGCTTGCGCCGGGATGAAATGGAGCTTCGTTTGCGAACGCTGGAGCTGACGGCGCACAAGGCGCAGCGTTTGGTTTCGCAGGTAGGGGCTGTTCTGGGCTATCTGGGGACGCAAATGGATGATGTAGTGGTGCATATCGAATCATTGCAGCAGACCCAGCGCCTGGGGGCGCAGATTATTCACGCCCAGGAAGAGGAACGGCGTCGCGTGGCCCGTGAAATTCACGACGGTCCGGCGCAGACTATGGCGAATTTGGTATTTCGCACGGAAATTTGCGAACGTATGGTAGATCGCGATAGTCAGCGAGCAAAAGCGGAGCTGGCTGATTTGCGCGAGCAGGTACGAGGCTGTTTGCGGGAGGTGCGCAAAATTATCTGCGACTTACGCCCGATGTCCTTAGACGATTTAGGCTTGGTAGCGACCTTGAAAGGGCTTTGCCAGAGCTGCCGGGAGCAAAGCGGCATAGAAGCGCAGCTGCGTGTGATTGGCAAAGAAGTAAGCATGGACGCCTATCGGGAGACGGCTGTTTTTCGTATTGTCCAGGAGGCCTTGCATAATGTGGAAAAACATGCCAAAGCGAAACAGGTTCAGGTGGTCATGGAATACCGTCCGAAAACATTGCAGGTCTTGATTCAGGACGACGGGATAGGTTTTTCTTTGGATGAAAAGATTTCCGACGAATGCTTCGGGTTACTGGGGATGCGAGAGCGCGCTAACATTTTAAAAGGGGATTTGCGTGTTCAGTCTGAGCCAGGAGCGGGAACACAGCTGTTTTTGAAAATCCCATTGGAAGAAACGGACGAATTAGAGTAAGGGTAGTGCATCAGGACGGTCCTGGAAGAGGCATTCTTTCTGCAGGCCGTCCTTTGCTATTGTAGAACTTGGTTTTATCAGTCTCCAAAGGAAATGCCCAGATTTTTAGCAGTTTGCACAAGCTCGCCGTGAATGGGGACGGTTTTAAGTTCGCCGACCGCGCTTGCTAAGGGGACAGAGACGATCTCGGAGCCATGCAGGGCGGTCATGCAGCCGAATTTTCCGTCTAGCAGGCATTGGACGGCCACTGTTCCATAGCGGGAGGCCAAAAGACGGTCAAAAGCAGTGGGAGAGCCGCCTCGTTGCAGGTGGCCTAGGATAGTAACCCGCGTTTCCAAGGTAGTAAGCGCTTCGATATCATTGGCCAGATGGTGGCTGACGCCTCCTAAACGCTGCGGATCGGGGCTGCCTTCTACCAAACGTTGGATGGTATAGCTGCCGCCCAGCGCTTTGGCTCCTTCCGCAACGACAATGATACTGAAGCTTTTTCCTAAAGAGCGCCGTTTTTTGATGGCCGTGATGATTTTTTTGATGTCATAAGGAATTTCCGGGATCACAATCACATCCGCGCCGCCGGCAATGCCGGCCTGTAAGGCAATCCAGCCTGTGTAGCGTCCCATTACTTCCAAAAGCATGACCCGATGATGGGATTCGGCGGTAGTATGTAATTTATCAAGGGCGTCTACGGCGGTAGTGACAGCAGACTCGAAGCCAAAGGTGTAGTCTGTGGCGGATAAATCATTGTCAATGGTTTTGGGAACGCCGACAATGGGGACCCCTAAAGCGGCAAATTGGTTGGCGATATGCAAAGAGCCGTCGCCGCCGACGACGATAAGGCCGTCGATTTCCCATTGTTTCAAATGATCCAGAACGTCCTGGCTTTTATCGACATAGATGCATGCTTCGCCGCTTTTGCAGGCATAGGAAAACGGGTTGTCGCGGTTGGTTGTGCCTAAAATGGTGCCGCCGCGATGTAAAAGACCGCTGACGCTTTGGAGATTCAAGCGTAGGGTTTTGCCATGAATTAAACCGGAAAAGCCATTTTTTATGCCAGTGACTTTAATGTTATGCTGTGAGGCCATTTTGACAACGCTGCGGATGACGGCGTTAAGGCCAGGGCAATCGCCGCCGCCGGTAAGAATCGCTATATGCTTCATACAGATGCTCCTTTTAGTGGTATACTGAACATGAAGTTCTGCATAATTGTGCAGATTTCCTCTGTTTGTGTCAAGTCTGATGAAGTGCAAGGAGAATACATGGATCAAAGTCGCTTGCCTTTGGTAAAGGCGTTGGAACAGTATATCGGGGAGAACGCGCTGCGCCAGCATATGCCGGGACATAAAGGCGGCCTGGGAGCGCCGCAGCCGGCGCAGGATCTGCTGGGCGTTAAGCTGTGGCAGGCGGATGTGACGGAGATTGCCGGTCTGGATGATTTACAGGAGCCGGAGGGCTGCATTGCCGAAGCGCAAAGCCTGTTGGCCGATCTTTACGGAGCGGCGGCTTCTTTTTTTCTGATCAATGGCAGCAGCGTTGGAATTGCAGCGTTGCTTTTAGCCTGCCTGCAGCCGGGAGATGAAATTTTGGTGCCGCGCAATGCGCATCGCGCTGTATTGTCAGGGTTGATCTTGTCCGGGGCTAAGCCGATCTTTGTGCAGGTGCGTCAAGACGAACCCAGCGGCATGCCGCTGGGGCTGGATGCCGCTGATTTTTTACAAGCTGTAGAGAAGCATCCCCAAGCCAAAGCGGCTTTTTTTGTCAGTCCGACGTACCAAGGCGTGACTGGCGATTTAGCGGCGTTGATTCGAATTTGCCGCACGCACGGACTGCTGGCCCTTGTCGATGAAGCCCATGGCGTTCATTTTCCTTGGCTGCCGGATGGCTCTTTACCTACGGCTTTGCTCTGCGGCGCAGACGCTTGCGTGCAAAGCGCACATAAACTGACCGGATCACTGACGCAAAGCTCCTGGCTTCATGTGGGGCAAGATAGTGCGCTGGATGTGGGACGGCTGAAAAGCGCCTTGCAGTGGCTGCAGTCTTCCAGTCCCAGCTATCTTCTGATGGCCTCTTTAGATGCGGCGCGCTGGCAACTGGCCCAAGAGGGTAAAAAAAGGCTCCGCCAGCTTTGGGAGCAGGTGGAGCAGCTGCGCCGCCGCTGGCAAGCCTTGGCGGGCGTAGATATAGTTGGCGGCGTGGCGGGGACGCTTGCGGCGCCGTTTCAAATGGATATTACGAAGATTACGCTGGCCGTGCGAGGCTGGTCGGGGCACGCTGCGGCCGCTCAATTGCGACGTCAGGGCATTGCTGTGGAATGGGCGGATGAAACGCGGCTGTTGCTGCTGCTGTCCCTGGCTGATGTCGAACAGGACTGGGAGCGGTTGGGACAAGCGCTGTCTCAGTTATTGCAGCTGCCGGCTCCCGGATATTTTTCAAAAGAAACAATGGCGTTGCCGCCGGTTCCGCCGCAACGGATGACGCCGCGAGAGGCGGCTCTGACGGACTATCGCAGTGTGTTGCTGCAAGAGGCGCAAGGGCTGATCGCCGGGGAAGCAATCACTCCTTATCCGCCGGGGATTCCCCTTGTTTTACCGGGGGAAGAATTAACGGCGGAAGTGCTTGCTTGGATTACAGCCTGTAAGCGTCAAGGGCAGCATATGTCAGGTATGGCTGATACTACTTTGGAGACGATAAGGGTGGTATGGAAATGAGAAAAGGAAAACTTCTGATTTTAGAAGCAGGCGATGGTTGCGGTAAAGCTACGCAGACGCGCTTATTAGTGGAGGCGTTGATCAAAGCGGGGCATAAGGTGCGCAAGGTGTCTTTCCCTAATTATGACAGTCCTGCGGCTGGGGCCATCAAGATGTATCTGGCAGGGGAGTTCGGACAACGTGCGGCTGATGTCAATCCATATGCGGCTGCTTCGTTTTATGCCGTTGACCGCTTTGCTTCCTATCATACGGATTGGGGCGAATTTTATCGGCAAGGCGGTATTGTTATCGCCGATCGTTACGCAACGTCCAATATGGTGCATCAAGCGGTCAAAGTGCAGCCAGGGGAGCAAAGAGAGGCTTTTTTAAAGTGGCTGTGGGAATTGGAATTTGAAAAATTTTCCCTCCCTGTGCCGGATGCGGTTTTCTTTTTGGATGTTCCCCCTGCGCTCAGTGCAGCATTGATCGCCGCTCGAGAAAGTGAACAGCGCAAGCGGGACATTCATGAGCAAGATACGGCGTATTTGGACGCCTGCTACTCCTTATACCGGCAATTGGCCGTACAATACGGTTGGCAGCAAGTGAACTGTGCGCCCCAAGGAAAACTGCGCTGCATTGAAGAGATTCACAAGGACATTCTCAATAGAGCCTTAGAGCTCTGCGCTTGGGACGGCTAAAAAGAGCGAGGGCCCATCCGGGGATGCTGCACCGGACGTAAAGAAAGGCGGGCTGCCAAACGGGCTGCTTCTTCTAAAGAAAGGTCCTGGTAAGATTCGTGAGATTCAAAAATGCAGACGCCAGGTTCGCTGCCTACTTCTCCCGCGGGCAAATAAACGTATTCTTGATTCGTCGTATCTCCATAAATAATGCCGGCCAAGAGTTCGCCGGCAATCATGCGGCTCATAAAAAGCCTCCTTTTTTTGCATAATCGGACTAATTATAGCATAACTTGTTTAGTAGGCATATTTTCTCCGGCGAGATCATCCGATATAATATAAAAGTGTAACAAACTGGCTGCTGTTCATGGAATCGCTTGCCAGTGGTTCCATAAGGAGGATGAACGATGAAAATTGATCCGAGAGGCATTTCCTCCATTCCCTTGCCCAAAGAAAAAGAAAGCGGCCAGCGCGCCGAAAAAAGCGGGCGGAGTTTTTCCGCCAGTTTGAGCAAAGCCAATGATGATGGCTATATGGAACGCATGGGAAAACTGCTGGACGATATCACGGCGCAAGGAGAGCAGTTAGGGCAAGTGCCGACCTACGGGGAACTAAAAAAGTACCGTCAATTGGTGCAGCGCTTTGTGGGCGAAGCCGTAGGACGTATGTACAATCTGCAATCGCAGACAGGGTGGGACCGTTTTGGACGCCGGAAAGTATACACGCTGGTAAAGCAGATTGACGAAAGCTTGTCCGGTTTGACGGAAGATGTGCGGCAGGGGCAGTCGCAGCAATTGGAGATCATGGGGAAACTGGATGCCATCCGCGGCATGCTGGTAGATCTTTATACATGATGCTGCGCTGGGAATCCTTAAAGGGACAAGATGCTGCCGTTACAGCCTTGCAGCAGATGCTGCGTCAGGAACAATCGCCCCATGCTTTTTTATTCACTGGTATTGACGGAGTCGGCAAACGGTTGGCGGCCAAGACGCTCATCGCGGCATTATTATGCCAGGAGCAAGACCACCCTTGCGGCGTTTGTTCCTCCTGTCGGCAGGTGGAACTGGAGGAGCATGCCCAAATGCAAGTGCTGCGGCCGGAAGGAACAGCCATAAAAATCAGCCAAATACGCGCCCTGTTGCCGCGTTTGTTGCTGAGCGGCGGCCAGGCGCGTTTTTTTGTGCTTATTGACGGCGCCGAACTGATGAATCAGGAAGCCGCCAATAGCTTACTGAAAATGTTGGAAGAACCTCCGGCAGGAGTTTATTTTATGCTATTGGCGCAACGGGTGGAACAATTGCTGCCGACAGTGCGATCGCGTTGTTGCCTGGTGCCGTTGCAAAAGTTAGCGGCGCCGCTTCTTAAGGATATGCTGCAGAGCAGGGGCTTTGCGCCGGAAGCAGCCGCCTTGGCTTCTAGCGTAGCTTCTGGCAGCCTGGGGGAGGCCTTGCTCTTTTTAGAAGAAGGCCGGCAGACCTTGCGGGATGAGGTATGGCAGGCGCTGCAGGCCGGCGGTAGGGCGGCTTGGCGTCTTGGTGAGCTTTGGGGCAAGGAGGAGCGGTCGCAGGTTCAACTGCGATTACGCTATCTTTCCTTGCTGTTACGTGATATGCTGGTACTGCGGCAACAGGCGGCGATACCATTATTTCATCCGGACCTGGAGCAAGAGTTGCATCAGGAGTCTCAGCAGTGGACTGATAAGGGATTGACGCAGGCCTTGCATGCCGTTGAGGAAACACGCAGAAATATACGGTTTCACGCCGTGCTGCGGCTGGCCTTAGAGGCATTGTGGCTTGCCGTGAGTGAAGCGAAGGAGGGTTCGGGTTTTTATGCCGAAGGTAATAGGCGTTCGTTTTAAAAAAGCGGGCAAGATTTATTATTTTGCTCCTAGCGAGGGAACATTGGCGTTAGGTGACGCTGTCATTGTGGAAACAGCCAGAGGACTGGAATTTGGCGAGGTGGTCATACCGGTACGGGACGTGGAAGACGAAAGCGTAGTGCAGCCGTTGAAGTCGGTGCTGCGCAAAGCCAACCACAAGGATAAGGAAAAAGTCAAACAAAACAAGGCGAAGGAAGAGGAAGCCTTCAAGGTTTGTGAAAAAAAGATTGAAGAGCACAAACTGCCAATGAAATTGGTGGATGTAGAATATACTTTTGATGTTAATAAGATTATCTTCTATTTTACCGCCGACGGACGGATTGATTTCCGGGAGCTTGTTAAGGATTTGGCGGCCGTATTCCGCACGCGGATCGAACTACGTCAGATTGGTGTTCGGGATGAAGCCAAAATGATGGGCGGTATAGGCTGCTGCGGGCGGCCCTTGTGCTGCGCTACGTTCTTGGGTGATTTTGAGCCGGTATCTATTCGCATGGCTAAGGAACAGAATCTTTCTTTAAATCCTACGAAAATTTCCGGCATTTGCGGACGATTGATGTGTTGCTTGAAGTATGAGAGCGATGGATATCGCAAATGCTGCAAGAAGGCTCAGCCGCCGAAGATAGGCAGTACTGTGATGACGCCGCAAGGCGAAGGCAAAGTGACCATTGTCAGCAATAACAAGCATATGGCGACGGTGGAATTGGCGGATCAGGGCGGTACCGTGCAGCTGTCCTGGGAAGAAGTGGCGGAAAAAGCATGATCGGAGTACGTCTGCGCCGCCCAGAGCGGGTAGACGACTTAGGCCTGGGAGGGCTGCGCATTATTCAGCATCCCAGGTCTTTTTGCTTTTCCCTGGA
Proteins encoded:
- a CDS encoding HD domain-containing protein is translated as MWLKVQGDVEAVMKQARKILEALTQEGWQAYMVGGAVRDLFLGVNHIDVDICTNAKPDDIRAMAIRRGWKTSDVGARFGSVLVVIAGIPYDVTTFRREEYGEDSHRPKKVEWGDSLLEDLSRRDFTINTLCLDVNGDLYDPFGGLSDLRLGRIRAVGEATVRFAEDGLRMFRAARFMAQLGFSLDTDIFPAIVANRERVRGLSVERVRNELEKTLLARHAAKGIHVLRMTGLLAETCRAKDEGVAQNVPILPELMHLYQLPQNPKHHRLNAWRHVLDTVERIEPQLALRWAALLHDVAKGLPGVRGVNAQGEWTDHRHDVVGTELAENILSRLRVDPQVAKRAVWLVRNHMHAPDLSRKSVVRWLRKRAVAFRDVEELRQAVMQLFALYWADATATRTKPNDSLEQLLQKVEPILQQTPFFVSQLAISGGDIAAKLGRGPQVGAFQKNLLQRIQSGMLKNEADVLRQALLLRKERQKQLQ
- a CDS encoding YqaA family protein, producing METAWLQDGVAFFQTYGLWGLLAVAFLESFISPILPDLLLIPMALANPEQAIWYAVWTTLTSVLGGFIGYYGGHRFGEPALRRIVPERHLETIRCWMEKYGALAVFLAAMSPIPYKFVSISAGAFRVNLGLFFVFSFLGRAKRFLVEGLLIYYYGSQALAMFEKYKTEAIIGFVLVSVLMVLGVYLFRRHKMQARVAVSAEARRQEL
- a CDS encoding sensor histidine kinase, which encodes MDVSATKLDAKMLDSIVKRTVEAIEESKSEIYDVYEAACGEVEKLRRDLLRLKEEAATTIDRVDKLEIKEKQARINLMEVSKCFRQFSEEDVRKAYDMARDLQVELAVARECELNLRLRRDEMELRLRTLELTAHKAQRLVSQVGAVLGYLGTQMDDVVVHIESLQQTQRLGAQIIHAQEEERRRVAREIHDGPAQTMANLVFRTEICERMVDRDSQRAKAELADLREQVRGCLREVRKIICDLRPMSLDDLGLVATLKGLCQSCREQSGIEAQLRVIGKEVSMDAYRETAVFRIVQEALHNVEKHAKAKQVQVVMEYRPKTLQVLIQDDGIGFSLDEKISDECFGLLGMRERANILKGDLRVQSEPGAGTQLFLKIPLEETDELE
- a CDS encoding ATP-dependent 6-phosphofructokinase yields the protein MKHIAILTGGGDCPGLNAVIRSVVKMASQHNIKVTGIKNGFSGLIHGKTLRLNLQSVSGLLHRGGTILGTTNRDNPFSYACKSGEACIYVDKSQDVLDHLKQWEIDGLIVVGGDGSLHIANQFAALGVPIVGVPKTIDNDLSATDYTFGFESAVTTAVDALDKLHTTAESHHRVMLLEVMGRYTGWIALQAGIAGGADVIVIPEIPYDIKKIITAIKKRRSLGKSFSIIVVAEGAKALGGSYTIQRLVEGSPDPQRLGGVSHHLANDIEALTTLETRVTILGHLQRGGSPTAFDRLLASRYGTVAVQCLLDGKFGCMTALHGSEIVSVPLASAVGELKTVPIHGELVQTAKNLGISFGD
- a CDS encoding aminotransferase class I/II-fold pyridoxal phosphate-dependent enzyme, producing MDQSRLPLVKALEQYIGENALRQHMPGHKGGLGAPQPAQDLLGVKLWQADVTEIAGLDDLQEPEGCIAEAQSLLADLYGAAASFFLINGSSVGIAALLLACLQPGDEILVPRNAHRAVLSGLILSGAKPIFVQVRQDEPSGMPLGLDAADFLQAVEKHPQAKAAFFVSPTYQGVTGDLAALIRICRTHGLLALVDEAHGVHFPWLPDGSLPTALLCGADACVQSAHKLTGSLTQSSWLHVGQDSALDVGRLKSALQWLQSSSPSYLLMASLDAARWQLAQEGKKRLRQLWEQVEQLRRRWQALAGVDIVGGVAGTLAAPFQMDITKITLAVRGWSGHAAAAQLRRQGIAVEWADETRLLLLLSLADVEQDWERLGQALSQLLQLPAPGYFSKETMALPPVPPQRMTPREAALTDYRSVLLQEAQGLIAGEAITPYPPGIPLVLPGEELTAEVLAWITACKRQGQHMSGMADTTLETIRVVWK
- a CDS encoding thymidylate kinase, which gives rise to MRKGKLLILEAGDGCGKATQTRLLVEALIKAGHKVRKVSFPNYDSPAAGAIKMYLAGEFGQRAADVNPYAAASFYAVDRFASYHTDWGEFYRQGGIVIADRYATSNMVHQAVKVQPGEQREAFLKWLWELEFEKFSLPVPDAVFFLDVPPALSAALIAARESEQRKRDIHEQDTAYLDACYSLYRQLAVQYGWQQVNCAPQGKLRCIEEIHKDILNRALELCAWDG
- a CDS encoding YaaR family protein, translating into MKIDPRGISSIPLPKEKESGQRAEKSGRSFSASLSKANDDGYMERMGKLLDDITAQGEQLGQVPTYGELKKYRQLVQRFVGEAVGRMYNLQSQTGWDRFGRRKVYTLVKQIDESLSGLTEDVRQGQSQQLEIMGKLDAIRGMLVDLYT
- a CDS encoding DNA polymerase III subunit delta' C-terminal domain-containing protein, which gives rise to MMLRWESLKGQDAAVTALQQMLRQEQSPHAFLFTGIDGVGKRLAAKTLIAALLCQEQDHPCGVCSSCRQVELEEHAQMQVLRPEGTAIKISQIRALLPRLLLSGGQARFFVLIDGAELMNQEAANSLLKMLEEPPAGVYFMLLAQRVEQLLPTVRSRCCLVPLQKLAAPLLKDMLQSRGFAPEAAALASSVASGSLGEALLFLEEGRQTLRDEVWQALQAGGRAAWRLGELWGKEERSQVQLRLRYLSLLLRDMLVLRQQAAIPLFHPDLEQELHQESQQWTDKGLTQALHAVEETRRNIRFHAVLRLALEALWLAVSEAKEGSGFYAEGNRRSF
- a CDS encoding stage 0 sporulation family protein, which translates into the protein MPKVIGVRFKKAGKIYYFAPSEGTLALGDAVIVETARGLEFGEVVIPVRDVEDESVVQPLKSVLRKANHKDKEKVKQNKAKEEEAFKVCEKKIEEHKLPMKLVDVEYTFDVNKIIFYFTADGRIDFRELVKDLAAVFRTRIELRQIGVRDEAKMMGGIGCCGRPLCCATFLGDFEPVSIRMAKEQNLSLNPTKISGICGRLMCCLKYESDGYRKCCKKAQPPKIGSTVMTPQGEGKVTIVSNNKHMATVELADQGGTVQLSWEEVAEKA